The Pseudomonas parafulva genome includes a window with the following:
- a CDS encoding alpha-2-macroglobulin family protein produces MFNKGLLLACALALLSGCDSSTPDAPAPAQKPTASASAAAKTPQREDPAVLAKRYEGRELTVLDVSEVQLDGAATLSVSFSAPLDADQDFTNKVHLVDTVKGKLDGAWELSDSQMELRLRHLEPQRKLVLTVDKGLLAVNGKALQEESITRLETRDMQPTVGFASRGSLLPTRLAEGLPVIALNVNKVDVEFFRVKPGMISSFMANWGRSSSLEYYQSKDTLSMAELVYSGRFDLNPARNTRETVLLPIAGIKPLQEPGVYLAVMRASGTYNYSQPATLFTLSDIGISAHRYRDRIDVFAQALEGGKAMDGVNIELHDKKGKLLAQASTDGKGHAELPITSKADTLIATQGVHTTLLQLNTAALDLAEFDITGPQANPLQLFIFGPRDLYRPGETVLLNGLLRDQDGKPVKAQPVNVEVRRPDEQVSRKFVWEADDKGLFQYQLQLATEAPTGRWQLLLDLGGGRKQVYEFLVEDFLPERLALDLKGSSKPLAPEQDARIEVTGRYLYGAPAAGNRLSGQAYVRPLREAVPALPGYQFGSVTEGELEQDLELDEVTLDQAGKAVLDISSRWAEARSPLQLTVQASLQESGGRPITRRLEQPVWPAERLPGLRGLFDGDEADSEGPVEFEFLVANREGKKLAADDLKVRLIRERRDYYWNYSQDDGWSYAYNEKFLTQVEETVSVKADATAKLSFPVEWGPYRVEVEDPQTGLVSSQRFWAGYRAQDNAEGGAVRPDQVKLALDKPSYADGATAKVTVTPPAAGSGYLMIESSDGPLWWQEIQVPAEGKTFDIPLDKAWARHDLYLSTLVVRPGERKANATPKRAVGVLHLPLDRADRKLAVSLQAPEKMRPKQPLTVKIKAANADGSVPAQIRVLVSAVDVGILNITDFKTPDPFASLFGRKAYGADQLDIYGQLIEAGQGRLASLAFGGDAAMAKGGKRPNTTVTIVAQQSLPVTLNDKGEGQATVDIPDFNGELRLMAQAWTEDHFGMAEGKTVVAAPLIAELSAPRFLAGGDQTRLALDLANLSGAAQQLTVQVTTEGQVSLTGNATQSVALAEGQRTTLMIPVQAQGGLGQGKVHVQVTGLQLAGEAPTTFEREWTLGVRPAYPAMLKHFRVALKDQPWTLPEADLAAFEPAGLEGTLALSSRPPLNLAEQIRALKAYPYGCLEQTTSGLYPSLYADADTLKRLGIEGEPAEVRKRKIEMGIEHLLGMQRYNGSFGLWSADSEEEYWLTAYVTDFLLRARDQGYGVPAEALKKANERLLRYLQERNLIDVDYSDDADHTRFAVQAYAALVLSRSQQAPLGALRGLFERRADARSGLPLVQLAVALDKMGDKPRADQALQAGLAVSRGKNWMADYGSPLRDQALILALLQENKLASGQVDQRLFALSDEVAANRWLSTQERNALFLAGRGLLGTPEVKWQARLDSAGELRDFNNAEAGMKLEGPLLASPLTVQNQGSQTVYQQLTLSGYPRQAPPASSNGMQIRREYLGMKGQPLDLANLRSGDLVLVHLALKADERVPDALVVDLLPAGLELENQNLAQSAASLDNASGAVKQWRESMQNAIVVHQEYRDDRYVAALKLDSYATTHLLYLARAVTPGTYRVPPPQVESMYRPNLQAVGEGQGEMTVKPR; encoded by the coding sequence ATGTTCAACAAAGGATTGTTGCTGGCCTGCGCGCTGGCCTTGCTCAGCGGCTGTGACTCCTCAACGCCTGACGCCCCAGCGCCTGCCCAGAAGCCAACCGCCAGCGCCAGCGCCGCCGCCAAGACGCCACAGCGCGAAGATCCTGCGGTGCTTGCCAAACGCTACGAGGGCCGTGAGCTGACGGTACTGGATGTGTCGGAAGTACAGCTCGATGGCGCGGCCACACTGTCGGTCAGTTTCTCGGCGCCGCTGGATGCCGACCAGGATTTCACCAACAAGGTCCACCTGGTGGACACGGTCAAGGGCAAGCTGGACGGCGCCTGGGAGCTGTCCGACAGCCAGATGGAGCTGCGCCTGCGTCACCTGGAACCGCAGCGCAAGCTGGTGCTGACGGTGGACAAGGGGCTGCTGGCCGTCAACGGCAAGGCGTTGCAGGAAGAGTCGATCACTCGCCTTGAAACCCGCGACATGCAACCCACCGTTGGCTTCGCCAGCAGGGGCTCGCTACTGCCGACGCGGCTGGCAGAGGGCCTGCCGGTCATCGCATTGAATGTGAACAAGGTGGATGTGGAATTCTTCCGCGTCAAACCCGGCATGATTTCCTCGTTCATGGCCAACTGGGGGCGCAGCAGCAGCCTGGAGTACTACCAGTCCAAGGACACGCTGAGCATGGCCGAACTGGTCTACAGCGGCCGCTTCGACCTCAACCCTGCACGCAACACGCGCGAAACCGTGCTGTTGCCCATTGCCGGCATCAAGCCGCTGCAAGAGCCCGGTGTGTACCTGGCCGTAATGCGCGCCTCGGGAACCTACAATTACTCCCAGCCAGCCACCCTGTTCACCTTGAGCGACATTGGCATATCGGCCCATCGCTACCGTGATCGCATCGATGTATTCGCCCAGGCCCTGGAAGGGGGCAAGGCGATGGATGGCGTGAACATCGAGCTCCACGACAAGAAAGGCAAGCTGCTGGCCCAGGCCAGCACTGATGGAAAAGGTCATGCTGAACTGCCGATCACGTCCAAGGCCGATACCCTCATCGCCACCCAAGGCGTGCACACGACCTTGCTGCAGCTCAATACTGCGGCCTTGGACTTGGCAGAGTTCGACATCACCGGCCCCCAGGCCAATCCGCTGCAGCTCTTTATCTTCGGCCCGCGCGACCTGTATCGCCCAGGCGAAACGGTGCTGCTGAACGGCCTGCTGCGCGACCAGGACGGCAAGCCCGTCAAGGCTCAGCCGGTGAACGTTGAAGTACGCAGGCCGGATGAACAAGTCAGCCGCAAGTTCGTCTGGGAAGCAGACGATAAGGGTCTGTTCCAGTACCAGCTGCAACTGGCCACCGAGGCGCCGACCGGCCGCTGGCAACTGCTGCTCGACCTGGGCGGTGGACGCAAGCAGGTCTACGAGTTCCTGGTCGAGGACTTTCTGCCTGAGCGGCTGGCCCTCGACCTCAAGGGTAGCAGCAAGCCCCTGGCCCCTGAGCAGGACGCGCGCATCGAGGTGACTGGCCGCTACCTGTACGGTGCGCCGGCCGCTGGCAATCGCCTGAGTGGCCAGGCCTATGTGCGCCCGCTGCGTGAAGCGGTACCTGCACTGCCGGGCTACCAGTTCGGGTCGGTTACCGAAGGCGAACTGGAGCAGGACCTGGAGCTCGATGAAGTCACCCTCGACCAGGCGGGCAAGGCGGTCTTGGATATTTCCAGCCGCTGGGCAGAGGCGCGTTCGCCGTTGCAACTGACCGTGCAGGCAAGTTTGCAGGAGTCCGGCGGCAGGCCCATTACGCGCCGCCTCGAGCAACCTGTTTGGCCGGCCGAACGCCTGCCAGGCCTGCGTGGCCTGTTCGACGGCGATGAAGCTGACAGTGAAGGCCCGGTGGAATTCGAGTTTCTGGTCGCTAACCGCGAGGGCAAGAAACTGGCCGCCGACGACCTCAAGGTCAGGCTGATCCGCGAGCGACGCGATTACTACTGGAACTACTCGCAAGATGACGGCTGGAGCTACGCCTACAACGAAAAATTCCTGACCCAAGTGGAAGAGACGGTAAGCGTCAAGGCCGACGCCACGGCCAAGCTGAGCTTCCCGGTCGAGTGGGGCCCCTATCGCGTGGAAGTCGAAGACCCGCAGACCGGCTTGGTGTCCAGTCAGCGCTTCTGGGCAGGCTACCGCGCCCAGGACAATGCCGAAGGCGGAGCTGTACGCCCCGACCAGGTCAAGCTGGCCTTGGACAAACCCTCCTACGCCGACGGTGCAACGGCCAAGGTCACGGTTACGCCGCCGGCCGCAGGCAGTGGTTACTTGATGATCGAGTCCAGCGACGGCCCGTTGTGGTGGCAGGAAATCCAGGTACCTGCAGAAGGCAAGACCTTCGATATCCCGCTGGACAAAGCCTGGGCACGCCACGACCTTTACCTCAGCACCTTGGTGGTGCGCCCAGGTGAACGCAAAGCCAATGCCACGCCCAAGCGTGCGGTAGGCGTGTTGCACCTGCCGCTCGACCGTGCCGATCGCAAGCTGGCAGTCAGTTTGCAGGCACCGGAAAAAATGCGTCCCAAGCAGCCGCTGACGGTCAAAATCAAGGCGGCAAACGCCGACGGCAGCGTGCCTGCACAGATACGGGTGCTGGTGTCGGCGGTGGACGTCGGCATTCTCAATATCACCGACTTCAAGACCCCGGATCCATTCGCAAGCCTGTTTGGCCGCAAGGCCTACGGTGCCGACCAGCTCGACATTTACGGGCAACTGATCGAAGCCGGGCAAGGGCGTCTGGCCAGCCTGGCATTCGGTGGTGATGCGGCCATGGCCAAGGGTGGCAAACGCCCCAATACCACCGTCACCATCGTGGCCCAGCAGAGCCTGCCGGTGACCCTGAACGACAAGGGAGAAGGGCAGGCCACGGTCGATATCCCTGATTTCAACGGCGAGCTGCGGCTCATGGCTCAGGCCTGGACCGAGGATCACTTCGGCATGGCAGAGGGCAAGACCGTGGTGGCCGCACCGCTGATTGCCGAACTCTCGGCCCCACGGTTCCTGGCAGGCGGCGATCAGACGCGCCTGGCGCTGGACCTGGCCAACTTGTCGGGAGCTGCCCAGCAGCTGACCGTGCAGGTGACCACCGAAGGACAAGTGAGCCTGACCGGCAATGCCACGCAGTCTGTGGCGCTGGCCGAAGGCCAGCGGACGACCCTGATGATTCCGGTGCAAGCCCAAGGTGGCCTGGGGCAGGGCAAGGTGCATGTGCAGGTGACCGGCCTGCAGTTGGCCGGCGAGGCGCCGACCACGTTCGAGCGCGAATGGACGCTGGGCGTGCGTCCGGCCTATCCCGCCATGCTCAAGCACTTCCGCGTGGCCTTGAAGGATCAGCCCTGGACGCTGCCCGAGGCGGACCTCGCGGCCTTCGAGCCTGCCGGCCTCGAGGGCACGCTGGCCCTGTCGAGCCGACCCCCGCTCAACCTCGCCGAACAGATCCGGGCGCTGAAGGCTTACCCCTATGGGTGCCTTGAGCAGACCACCAGCGGGCTGTACCCGTCGCTGTATGCGGACGCCGATACCCTCAAGCGGCTTGGCATCGAGGGTGAACCGGCCGAGGTGCGCAAGCGCAAGATCGAAATGGGCATCGAGCACCTGTTGGGCATGCAGCGCTACAACGGCAGCTTTGGCTTGTGGAGTGCCGACAGCGAAGAGGAATACTGGCTGACGGCCTATGTCACCGACTTCCTCCTGCGCGCGCGCGACCAAGGCTATGGCGTACCCGCCGAGGCGCTGAAGAAAGCCAACGAGCGGTTGTTGCGCTACCTGCAGGAGCGCAACCTGATCGACGTGGACTACAGCGACGATGCCGATCACACCCGTTTTGCCGTGCAGGCTTACGCCGCGCTGGTGCTGTCGCGCAGTCAGCAGGCGCCCTTGGGCGCGCTGCGCGGGTTGTTCGAGCGCCGCGCCGACGCGCGTTCAGGTCTGCCGTTGGTGCAACTGGCCGTGGCCTTAGACAAGATGGGTGACAAGCCTCGTGCCGACCAGGCCCTGCAGGCAGGGCTTGCCGTCAGCCGCGGCAAGAACTGGATGGCAGATTACGGCAGCCCCCTGCGTGACCAGGCGTTGATCCTGGCACTGCTGCAGGAGAACAAGCTTGCCAGTGGCCAGGTGGACCAGCGGCTCTTCGCCCTGTCCGATGAAGTGGCTGCCAATCGCTGGCTGTCCACCCAGGAGCGCAACGCCTTGTTTTTGGCCGGGCGTGGCCTGCTGGGCACGCCGGAAGTCAAGTGGCAGGCCCGCCTGGACAGCGCCGGTGAGCTGCGTGACTTCAATAACGCCGAAGCCGGCATGAAGTTGGAAGGGCCACTGCTGGCATCGCCGCTGACGGTGCAGAACCAGGGCAGCCAGACCGTCTACCAGCAGCTGACCCTGTCGGGTTACCCGCGTCAGGCGCCGCCTGCCAGTAGCAATGGCATGCAAATCCGCCGCGAGTACCTGGGCATGAAGGGCCAGCCGCTGGACCTGGCGAACCTGCGTAGCGGCGACCTGGTACTCGTGCACCTTGCCCTCAAGGCCGATGAGCGCGTTCCCGATGCCTTGGTGGTCGATCTATTGCCTGCGGGCCTGGAGCTCGAAAACCAGAACCTTGCGCAAAGTGCAGCCAGCCTGGATAACGCCAGCGGCGCCGTGAAGCAATGGCGCGAATCGATGCAAAATGCCATCGTGGTTCACCAGGAGTATCGCGACGACCGTTACGTCGCAGCGCTCAAGCTGGACAGCTACGCAACTACGCATCTGCTGTACCTGGCGCGAGCGGTGACCCCTGGCACCTACCGGGTACCACCGCCGCAGGTCGAGTCGATGTACCGCCCGAATCTGCAGGCCGTGGGGGAAGGGCAGGGTGAGATGACGGTCAAGCCTCGCTAG
- a CDS encoding MATE family efflux transporter, translating into MPRFFADWHHRPTHRKVWGLAAPMILSNVSVPLVALVDSTVIGHLPHAHQLGAVAVGATLFTFMVGLMGFLRMGSTGFAAQAAGRGDGAALRQVLVQGLLLAVGFALLIGLLALPFSQLALHAMQPSAALGQATQTFFHTRLLGLPAALASYALVGWFLGTQNARAPLAILLTTNLLNIVLNLWFVLGLDWGVLGSARASVIAEWCAALLGLALTRPALRAYPGHIAWAALRRWQAWRPLLAVNRDIFLRSLALQLVFLLIAVQGARLGEATVAANALLLNGLLLTAYALDGLAHAVEALCGHAIGARDRGTLRRALVVAGGWSLIASSVFAVLFWVGGHLFIDLQTDIDSVRAAAYPYLPYLACLPLIAVWSYLLDGLFIGATRAREMRNAMLASLAIALPLALALSGLGNHGLWLAFLGFMGVRAMTLAWVGWRLQGKDAWVA; encoded by the coding sequence ATGCCCCGATTCTTCGCCGACTGGCACCACCGCCCCACCCACCGCAAGGTGTGGGGGCTGGCCGCGCCCATGATCCTGTCCAATGTCTCGGTGCCACTGGTGGCGCTGGTCGACAGCACCGTCATTGGCCACCTGCCCCATGCCCATCAGCTGGGCGCAGTGGCCGTGGGCGCTACGCTGTTTACCTTCATGGTCGGCTTGATGGGCTTCTTGCGCATGGGCTCGACAGGCTTCGCCGCCCAGGCCGCGGGCCGAGGCGATGGCGCCGCCCTGCGCCAGGTGTTGGTTCAGGGCCTGTTGCTGGCAGTAGGCTTCGCATTGCTCATCGGCCTGCTGGCCCTGCCCTTCAGCCAGTTGGCCCTGCATGCCATGCAGCCCAGCGCGGCCCTGGGGCAGGCCACACAAACCTTCTTCCACACCCGGTTGCTGGGCCTGCCGGCGGCACTGGCCAGTTACGCTTTGGTCGGGTGGTTTCTGGGGACCCAGAATGCCCGGGCGCCGTTGGCGATCCTGCTGACCACCAACCTGCTCAACATCGTGCTGAACCTGTGGTTCGTGCTCGGCCTGGACTGGGGCGTCCTGGGCTCGGCACGCGCGTCGGTGATTGCCGAATGGTGCGCGGCCCTGCTGGGCCTGGCACTTACCCGCCCGGCCCTGCGCGCCTATCCGGGCCACATCGCCTGGGCAGCACTCAGACGCTGGCAGGCCTGGCGCCCGCTGTTGGCAGTGAACCGCGACATCTTTTTGCGCAGCCTTGCCTTGCAGCTGGTTTTCCTGCTGATCGCCGTACAGGGCGCACGCCTGGGCGAGGCGACGGTAGCGGCCAATGCACTGCTGCTCAACGGCCTGTTGCTGACGGCATATGCCCTCGATGGCCTGGCCCACGCGGTCGAGGCGCTGTGCGGTCACGCCATTGGTGCCCGGGACCGCGGCACCCTGCGCCGTGCGCTGGTGGTAGCCGGTGGATGGTCGCTGATTGCAAGTTCGGTCTTTGCCGTTCTGTTCTGGGTGGGGGGACACCTGTTCATCGATCTGCAAACCGATATCGACAGTGTCAGGGCGGCGGCTTATCCGTACTTGCCCTATCTGGCGTGCCTGCCGTTGATCGCCGTGTGGAGCTATTTGCTCGATGGGCTGTTCATCGGGGCCACACGCGCCCGGGAAATGCGCAATGCCATGCTGGCATCGCTCGCCATTGCATTGCCGTTGGCCTTGGCCCTGAGCGGGCTAGGCAACCATGGGCTGTGGTTGGCGTTTCTCGGCTTCATGGGCGTGCGCGCCATGACGTTGGCCTGGGTGGGGTGGCGCCTGCAGGGCAAGGACGCCTGGGTGGCGTAA